The Pontibacter pudoricolor genome contains a region encoding:
- a CDS encoding 4-hydroxyproline epimerase: MARKTFFCIDAHTCGNPVRLVASGGPVLQGQNMSEKRLHFLKEYDWIRKGLMFEPRGHDMMSGSILYPPHDPENDVAVLYIETSGCLPMCGHGTIGTVTIALEEGLITPKIPGQLRLETPAGLVRVQYTQEGDKVKSVKLTNVASYLDSEGLTVECPELGALKVDVAYGGNFYAIVDPQENFDGMQNYTADKLISWSRVLRQRLNERYTFVHPENPAINGLSHILWTGDPLASTSTARNAVFYGDKAIDRSPCGTGTSARMAQWYTKGKLKSGQKFIHESIIGSVFTGTIEGETTVAGKPAIYPGIEGWAIITGHNTIFFDEEDPYIHGFQVI; this comes from the coding sequence ATGGCCAGAAAAACATTTTTTTGCATCGATGCCCATACCTGCGGCAACCCGGTGCGCCTGGTGGCAAGCGGCGGCCCTGTGCTGCAGGGCCAGAACATGAGCGAAAAGCGCCTGCACTTCCTGAAAGAGTACGACTGGATCCGGAAAGGGCTGATGTTCGAACCGCGCGGCCATGATATGATGTCGGGCAGCATTTTGTACCCGCCCCATGACCCCGAAAATGATGTGGCTGTACTTTATATCGAGACCAGCGGCTGCCTGCCTATGTGCGGTCACGGTACCATTGGCACGGTAACTATAGCACTGGAAGAAGGCCTGATCACCCCGAAAATTCCGGGCCAGTTGCGACTTGAAACACCAGCCGGCTTAGTGCGCGTGCAGTACACCCAGGAAGGAGATAAGGTGAAATCGGTGAAACTGACCAACGTGGCTTCATACCTCGATTCGGAAGGGCTGACGGTGGAATGTCCGGAACTGGGTGCGCTGAAGGTGGACGTGGCCTATGGCGGTAATTTTTATGCTATAGTTGATCCGCAGGAAAACTTTGATGGCATGCAGAACTATACGGCAGATAAGCTTATCTCCTGGAGCCGCGTGCTGCGACAGCGCCTGAACGAGCGGTATACCTTCGTTCACCCTGAAAACCCTGCCATCAATGGTCTTTCGCACATTCTCTGGACCGGTGATCCGCTGGCTTCCACATCCACAGCCCGCAACGCTGTTTTTTATGGCGATAAGGCCATTGATCGCTCACCCTGCGGAACCGGAACTTCGGCGCGGATGGCGCAGTGGTACACCAAAGGCAAGCTAAAATCGGGGCAGAAGTTCATCCATGAAAGCATTATCGGTTCGGTATTTACCGGCACAATAGAAGGAGAGACAACCGTAGCAGGCAAACCAGCTATTTATCCCGGCATCGAAGGCTGGGCCATTATTACAGGACACAATACTATCTTTTTTGATGAGGAAGATCCATACATTCACGGTTTCCAGGTAATCTGA
- a CDS encoding aldehyde dehydrogenase (NADP(+)) yields MPYKEALKKAAQAFEVYKKTTPAQRAQLLRTIAEEIEALGDVLLETASRESNLPLARLTGERGRTCSQLRLFADVVEEGSWVEATIDTALPDRQPMPRPDMRRMLVPLGPVVVFGASNFPLAFSTAGGDTASALAAGCTIVYKEHPGHPQTSQLVNGAIANALQRCKLPEGVFQHVSGGVEVGQEMVKHPATKAVAFTGSYKGGKAIFDLAMQREVPVPVYAEMGSTNPLFILPEKLKEDTQQLAKQAAASVLLGSGQFCTCPGLLFVPESDATHGFMEALEEELSKATPANMLHEGIAGNYYKGLDKLLKEQGVQAIIQQETDVLEGRAALASTNVQQWLQNPALQEEIFGPFTLVVTYKNADELLAAANALQGQLTCTLWGTDKEQQLQQNLTDALRDKCGRLLFAGVPTGVEVSYAMTHGGPFPATTDSRSTSVGVYAIKRFARPVTFQSAPQALLPQELQNENSTGIWRTINGKLTQSSINE; encoded by the coding sequence ATGCCCTATAAAGAAGCATTAAAAAAGGCAGCGCAGGCCTTTGAAGTATATAAGAAAACCACACCGGCACAGCGCGCGCAGCTGCTCCGAACTATAGCCGAAGAAATAGAAGCTTTAGGCGATGTGCTGCTGGAAACGGCCAGCCGTGAAAGCAACCTGCCACTAGCCCGTCTGACCGGCGAGCGTGGGCGCACCTGCAGCCAATTGCGTTTATTTGCCGATGTGGTGGAAGAAGGTTCGTGGGTTGAAGCAACTATAGACACAGCCCTGCCGGATCGCCAGCCTATGCCACGCCCGGACATGCGCCGCATGCTGGTACCACTCGGGCCGGTTGTTGTATTTGGGGCAAGCAATTTCCCGCTCGCTTTTTCTACCGCGGGTGGCGACACTGCTTCTGCGCTGGCTGCCGGTTGTACTATAGTGTATAAAGAACATCCTGGCCACCCGCAAACGTCGCAGCTCGTGAATGGTGCCATTGCCAATGCCCTGCAAAGATGCAAATTGCCGGAAGGTGTGTTTCAGCATGTAAGCGGTGGCGTAGAGGTAGGGCAGGAGATGGTGAAACACCCTGCCACAAAGGCGGTGGCTTTTACGGGTTCGTACAAAGGCGGCAAAGCCATATTCGACCTGGCCATGCAGCGCGAGGTTCCTGTTCCGGTATATGCCGAGATGGGCAGCACCAACCCACTGTTTATCCTTCCTGAGAAGCTGAAAGAAGATACACAACAACTGGCAAAGCAGGCAGCAGCTTCGGTGCTGTTAGGCTCGGGGCAATTCTGTACTTGTCCTGGTTTGTTGTTTGTGCCGGAATCTGATGCTACCCATGGTTTTATGGAAGCTTTGGAAGAAGAGCTGAGCAAGGCAACACCTGCCAACATGCTGCATGAAGGCATTGCCGGTAATTACTATAAAGGGCTGGATAAACTGCTGAAAGAACAGGGTGTGCAAGCCATCATACAACAGGAAACCGATGTGCTGGAAGGCCGCGCCGCGCTGGCAAGTACCAATGTACAGCAGTGGTTGCAGAACCCTGCCCTGCAGGAAGAAATTTTCGGGCCCTTTACACTGGTGGTAACTTATAAAAATGCAGATGAGTTACTGGCTGCTGCCAACGCACTGCAGGGGCAGCTTACCTGCACGCTCTGGGGGACAGACAAGGAACAGCAGCTACAACAGAACCTGACCGATGCGCTGCGCGATAAGTGCGGACGTTTGCTATTTGCGGGTGTACCAACCGGGGTAGAAGTAAGCTACGCCATGACGCACGGCGGTCCGTTCCCGGCGACTACCGACAGCAGAAGCACTTCTGTAGGTGTATATGCTATTAAGCGTTTTGCCCGACCGGTTACGTTTCAGTCGGCACCGCAGGCGCTACTACCACAGGAACTACAGAACGAAAACAGCACCGGCATCTGGCGCACCATTAACGGAAAATTAACCCAAAGCAGCATCAACGAATAA
- a CDS encoding dihydrodipicolinate synthase family protein, protein MNWNGVFPALTTKFNADGSLDFETCFKNVDAQLEAGVDGIILGGTLGEASVLRTDEKQELTRKTIAYVAGKVPVIMNIAEGATQEAILRAREAEEMGASGLMLLPPMRYYSDHRETVAFFKAVAESTSLPIMLYNNPVDYKRSITLEMFDELLVHDNIQAVKESTRDLTNVTRMLNRFGDRIKILCGVDTLALESLLMGAHGWVAGLVCAFPRETMAVFKLAKAGRTQEALEIYRWFMPLLELDIHPKLVQYIKMAEQMEGIGTEHVRAPRLPLIGEERSAVIATIKKGIDNRPALPAFKEESYAL, encoded by the coding sequence ATCAACTGGAACGGAGTATTTCCTGCACTTACCACAAAATTTAACGCCGACGGCAGCCTTGACTTTGAAACATGCTTTAAGAACGTAGATGCCCAACTGGAAGCCGGTGTGGACGGCATTATATTGGGCGGCACACTGGGCGAAGCCAGCGTACTGCGCACCGATGAAAAACAGGAGCTTACGCGCAAAACGATAGCCTATGTGGCTGGCAAGGTGCCGGTTATTATGAACATTGCCGAAGGTGCCACACAGGAAGCCATACTTCGTGCCCGCGAAGCAGAAGAAATGGGTGCCAGCGGCCTCATGTTACTGCCGCCGATGCGCTATTATTCAGATCACCGCGAGACCGTGGCCTTTTTTAAAGCTGTGGCCGAAAGCACATCGCTTCCTATTATGCTCTACAACAACCCCGTAGACTATAAGCGCAGCATTACCTTAGAGATGTTTGACGAACTGCTCGTACACGATAACATTCAGGCTGTAAAAGAATCGACCCGCGACCTGACCAATGTAACCCGCATGCTGAACCGTTTTGGCGACCGCATTAAAATACTTTGTGGTGTGGATACCTTAGCGCTGGAAAGCCTGCTGATGGGAGCCCATGGCTGGGTAGCCGGACTGGTTTGCGCCTTCCCGCGAGAGACGATGGCTGTGTTTAAATTAGCAAAGGCCGGCAGAACGCAGGAAGCACTGGAGATTTACCGTTGGTTTATGCCGTTACTGGAACTTGATATCCACCCGAAGCTGGTACAGTACATTAAAATGGCTGAGCAGATGGAAGGAATTGGTACAGAGCATGTGCGTGCGCCCCGCCTGCCGCTGATCGGGGAAGAACGCTCAGCCGTGATCGCTACCATAAAGAAAGGAATAGACAACAGACCTGCTTTGCCGGCTTTTAAAGAAGAATCCTATGCCCTATAA
- a CDS encoding helix-turn-helix domain-containing protein, translating into MKVIPFKIPKSSKELIRYQVDCQPYFYDKLHQHPEIQLSCILSGEGKLIVGDYIGRFGPGDIFLLGRNVPHVFRSDDVYYQPDSKKQSHSIIVFFDLHAFGDAFWTSEELQEAKDFFEHLNGCYRVQVVDQENFVRQIQQLQHKEKLEKVLGALQLVDVLMRQATLQRLNLGDQMHNLSEREGKRMEQVVQFLVEESHRQLSLEEVASVANMSREAFCRFFKDRTRKTLVTFLNELRVNNACHALLHTDQTIAGIAFSCGFANLSHFNRVFAKTLGTTPRQFRRQSK; encoded by the coding sequence ATGAAGGTCATTCCGTTTAAAATACCGAAGTCGAGCAAGGAGCTGATCCGCTACCAGGTGGACTGCCAGCCTTACTTCTACGATAAGCTGCACCAGCATCCTGAAATACAGCTGAGCTGCATTCTTTCGGGAGAAGGCAAACTGATTGTGGGTGACTACATTGGCCGCTTTGGGCCAGGCGACATTTTCCTGCTTGGCCGAAACGTACCCCACGTTTTCCGGAGCGATGACGTATATTACCAGCCTGACAGTAAAAAGCAAAGCCATAGTATCATAGTGTTCTTTGACCTGCACGCGTTCGGCGATGCGTTCTGGACTTCGGAAGAGCTGCAGGAAGCCAAGGATTTTTTTGAGCACCTGAACGGCTGTTACCGGGTGCAGGTGGTTGATCAGGAAAACTTTGTACGGCAGATACAGCAACTACAGCACAAGGAGAAACTGGAAAAAGTATTGGGTGCGCTGCAACTGGTGGATGTACTGATGCGGCAGGCAACACTCCAGCGCCTGAACCTGGGCGACCAGATGCACAACCTGAGCGAACGCGAAGGCAAACGGATGGAGCAGGTCGTACAGTTCCTGGTAGAGGAAAGCCACAGGCAGCTAAGCCTGGAAGAAGTGGCATCGGTAGCCAACATGAGCCGCGAAGCCTTCTGCCGCTTTTTTAAAGACCGCACCCGTAAAACGCTTGTCACTTTTTTAAACGAACTGCGCGTAAACAATGCTTGCCATGCGTTGCTGCACACCGACCAGACAATTGCCGGTATTGCCTTTTCCTGCGGCTTTGCCAACCTGTCGCATTTTAACCGTGTATTTGCAAAAACACTTGGTACCACCCCGCGCCAGTTCCGACGTCAGTCGAAATAA
- a CDS encoding aminopeptidase P family protein: MNHTNLFNAATYTQRRQQLKQQLGEGLILLLGNEEASMNYKDNWYPFYQDSTFRYYFGIDLSGLTGVINIDTNEEIVFGPEQSIDDVIWTGPLPSLASLAEQVGIKKVMPTGKIADYLKSAKKLHYLPPYRPEHELKLQTWTGKTILEPSLDLIQAIVAQRSVKSEAEVAEIEKAVTYTSRMHRNVMQFARQGMKEHEVAAEAVRYAESTNNLLSFPLICTTQGQVLHNHYRGNTLQAGDMLLFDGGIQTQAGYAGDMTRTIPVGTSFTERQRELYQVVLDTHEAAMAALKPGILYKDVHLLACRKLTDGLKQVGLMRGDTDEAVQAGAHTMFFQCGLGHMMGMDVHDMENLGEQYVGYTPELRKSTEFGLKSLRLGRALEPGFVLTVEPGIYIIPELIDMRRNDKVAQQFINFDKLDSYRDFGGIRTEDDLLITENGSRILGEPLPKTIAEVEAMRQQALQL, encoded by the coding sequence ATGAACCACACCAACCTATTTAATGCAGCTACCTATACGCAGCGCCGCCAGCAACTAAAACAACAGCTTGGCGAAGGCCTGATCCTGTTACTGGGCAACGAAGAAGCCAGCATGAACTATAAAGACAACTGGTACCCATTTTACCAGGACAGCACGTTCCGCTATTACTTCGGCATCGATCTTTCCGGCCTTACCGGCGTCATCAATATAGATACAAATGAAGAGATCGTTTTCGGTCCGGAGCAAAGCATAGACGATGTGATCTGGACGGGACCGCTGCCAAGCCTGGCTTCGCTGGCCGAACAGGTGGGTATAAAAAAAGTGATGCCAACCGGGAAAATAGCGGACTATCTAAAGAGCGCTAAAAAACTACACTACCTGCCACCCTACCGCCCGGAGCATGAACTTAAGTTACAAACCTGGACCGGTAAAACTATACTGGAACCGAGCCTGGATCTGATACAAGCTATAGTTGCACAACGCTCTGTTAAATCTGAAGCGGAGGTAGCGGAAATTGAAAAGGCTGTAACCTATACCTCGCGCATGCACCGCAACGTGATGCAGTTTGCCCGACAGGGAATGAAAGAGCATGAAGTAGCCGCTGAAGCCGTACGATATGCTGAGTCCACCAACAACCTGCTTTCGTTTCCGCTTATCTGTACCACGCAGGGGCAGGTGCTGCATAACCATTACCGCGGCAACACCCTGCAGGCCGGCGATATGCTGTTATTTGATGGCGGCATACAAACCCAGGCTGGCTACGCCGGCGACATGACGCGTACTATTCCGGTTGGCACTAGCTTTACGGAGCGACAGCGCGAACTATACCAGGTAGTGCTGGATACACACGAAGCCGCCATGGCAGCCCTGAAGCCGGGCATCTTATACAAAGACGTACACCTGCTGGCCTGCCGCAAACTGACAGACGGGCTAAAACAGGTTGGATTGATGCGTGGGGATACCGACGAGGCCGTGCAGGCTGGTGCGCACACCATGTTCTTCCAGTGCGGTTTGGGCCACATGATGGGCATGGACGTGCATGATATGGAAAACCTGGGAGAACAATACGTAGGTTACACCCCGGAACTACGCAAAAGCACCGAATTCGGGCTGAAGTCGCTGCGGTTGGGCCGTGCGCTGGAGCCAGGCTTTGTGCTGACTGTTGAGCCAGGCATTTACATCATCCCGGAACTGATCGACATGCGACGAAACGATAAAGTGGCCCAGCAATTCATCAACTTCGATAAGCTGGACAGCTACCGCGATTTTGGCGGCATCCGCACAGAGGACGATCTGCTTATAACAGAAAATGGTAGCCGCATACTGGGGGAACCTCTGCCTAAAACTATAGCCGAAGTGGAGGCAATGCGGCAGCAGGCTTTACAACTATAA
- a CDS encoding calcium:proton antiporter: MKSLLQWTVIIPVLAWVLFFSGLINDSSIFQIVASILLIFSVMSAVHHSEIIAEKVGEPYGTIILAISITVIEVSIIISLMMTEGQAAASLARDTVYAATMLILNGIVGLCLLIGSVKHYEQEFSKPSVTIALVSLISIIVFTLVFPTFTESVAGSYYSNPQLIFASIACLVIYSCFLFAQTRKYRQYFLTIGKDENEENVEPLPISNSLFYTSMLFLIVCLGIVVLLAKTLSPTIESIITGYNLPKTLVGIVIAAIILLPEGIAAINAARKNRLQTSLNLSLGSALASIGLTIPSVAIVCIIYDFKIILGLDIKSIILLGLSVFTVMLSLNSGKTNVVYGVVLLVNLFAFIFLMIYP, encoded by the coding sequence ATGAAATCTCTGTTACAATGGACTGTTATTATTCCGGTACTTGCCTGGGTACTATTCTTCTCCGGCCTTATCAACGATAGCAGTATCTTTCAGATAGTGGCGAGCATCCTGCTCATTTTCAGTGTAATGTCGGCAGTCCATCATTCCGAAATAATTGCTGAGAAAGTAGGCGAACCCTACGGTACTATAATCCTGGCTATATCTATTACAGTCATAGAAGTTTCTATCATTATTTCGCTTATGATGACGGAAGGACAGGCGGCTGCTTCGCTGGCAAGAGATACCGTATATGCTGCCACCATGCTTATACTAAACGGTATAGTTGGCCTTTGCCTGCTGATCGGGAGTGTAAAGCATTATGAACAGGAGTTTTCAAAACCTTCGGTTACCATTGCGTTGGTGTCGCTGATATCAATTATAGTTTTTACGTTGGTGTTCCCTACTTTCACCGAAAGTGTCGCGGGGTCTTATTATTCAAATCCCCAGCTTATTTTTGCTTCTATTGCCTGCCTGGTTATTTACTCCTGCTTTCTTTTTGCACAGACCAGGAAGTACCGCCAATACTTTCTTACCATCGGGAAAGATGAAAACGAAGAAAATGTGGAGCCTTTGCCCATCAGCAACAGCCTGTTTTATACAAGCATGCTGTTTCTTATAGTTTGTTTAGGAATCGTTGTGTTATTGGCAAAAACACTTTCCCCTACTATAGAAAGTATTATTACCGGCTATAACCTTCCTAAAACATTGGTCGGAATTGTGATTGCAGCTATCATTCTGTTACCAGAAGGTATTGCTGCTATCAACGCTGCAAGAAAGAACAGGCTCCAGACAAGTTTAAATTTATCGCTTGGCTCTGCCCTGGCAAGTATAGGGCTTACCATCCCGAGTGTAGCTATAGTTTGTATCATATATGATTTTAAGATCATCCTAGGGTTAGATATAAAATCTATCATCCTGTTAGGCTTGTCTGTATTTACAGTAATGCTGTCGCTGAATAGTGGTAAAACAAATGTTGTTTATGGGGTGGTACTCCTGGTCAATCTGTTCGCGTTCATTTTCCTGATGATTTATCCCTGA
- a CDS encoding efflux RND transporter permease subunit, which yields MISDVFIRRPVTSIVISLVIVLVGVLAMMNLPVTQYPDISPPSVSVSANYTGSDALTVEQAVATPVETQINGSPGMAYITSTSTGTGQMNMSVTFEIGTDIDIATLDVQNRASIAQPSLPEEVRRLGVTVRKRNPSIMMVIGIYSPKRTHDVQFLDNYTNIYVKDALMRVKGVGDIFSIGQDFSMRVWLKPDKLAQYNIGAGEITAAIQEQNMQVAAGTVGNSPQYSSQAFQYPITVTGRLQTQEQFGDIIVRTNPADGSVVYLRDVARIEFGKFDYGREAKINGNPATMMLIYQAPGSNALDTAEGIYAALDEMKKSFPADVDYIVSFETVSVVQVSINEVVKTLVEALILVIIVVFLFLQSWRATLIPILAIPVSIIGTFVFFIPLGFTINTLTLFGFVLSIGIVVDDAIVVVEAVQHYIDHERLSAREATRKAMKDITAPVIAIALILAAVFIPVGFIPGIVGRLYQQFAITIAISVLISAFVALTLTPALCSIMLKPMNVNKNSRGINKFFYTFNNWFARTTESYSVGVRKSIKATPLVLILLACIYVGTFGLFASKPTGFIPTEDEGRFFVSIELPEGASTSRTSAILAEVGEQMATVPAIRNYTSIAGLNAINFSFKSNSGTFFVQLQPWEDRQKEAEKLQGVMAELQQKLAGIKEANILVVAPPAIPGLGASGGFSFVLQQRKAGDVKELEQVMGQFLGAANQRPEIAMAYSFFTAKTPGYHVDVDREKAKRLGVNIADVYATMSTYMGSRYVNDFTRYGRNFRVVAQADTAYRMDIESLKQFYVMNRQGESVPLSALITTKVVENAPVISHYNLFRSVDINGSAAPGYSSGQALQALEEVAAQVLPAGYGYEFTGLSREELAAGSSTVYIFSLSILLVLLLLAALYESWSVPFSILFAIPLGMFGAILALTLLPKLDNNVYAQVGMITLIGLAAKNAILIVEFAKERVDRGMELIEATIEAVKLRLRPIIMTSLAFILGVVPLATASGAGAVSRQTIGWVVIGGMLAATFLAIFVVPVLYVIITRLAYGKKGLAALRAQADNRPNEDDGGDPAYVNPHP from the coding sequence ATGATTTCAGATGTATTTATAAGAAGGCCCGTCACCTCTATCGTGATCTCACTTGTGATCGTGCTGGTAGGTGTGCTGGCCATGATGAATTTGCCTGTCACGCAGTACCCGGACATTTCTCCGCCTTCGGTATCAGTATCTGCTAACTATACGGGCTCCGATGCATTAACAGTAGAGCAGGCCGTAGCTACGCCCGTTGAAACCCAGATAAACGGATCGCCGGGCATGGCTTACATCACCTCAACCAGTACAGGTACCGGGCAGATGAACATGTCTGTAACGTTTGAGATTGGTACTGACATTGACATTGCCACGCTCGATGTGCAGAACCGTGCCAGCATAGCACAACCATCATTACCGGAAGAAGTAAGGCGCCTGGGCGTTACCGTGCGCAAGCGAAACCCGAGTATCATGATGGTGATCGGTATTTACTCGCCTAAACGTACCCACGATGTTCAGTTTCTCGACAACTATACCAACATCTATGTGAAAGACGCTTTAATGCGTGTAAAAGGTGTTGGAGATATTTTCTCGATCGGCCAGGACTTTAGTATGCGCGTGTGGCTGAAGCCGGATAAACTGGCGCAGTATAATATCGGTGCAGGCGAGATTACGGCAGCCATTCAGGAACAGAACATGCAGGTAGCGGCCGGTACAGTGGGTAACTCACCGCAGTATAGTTCGCAGGCTTTTCAGTACCCGATTACGGTAACAGGCCGATTACAGACGCAGGAGCAGTTCGGCGACATTATAGTCAGAACCAACCCGGCTGACGGTTCGGTGGTCTACCTGCGCGATGTGGCCCGAATAGAATTCGGAAAGTTTGACTATGGCCGCGAAGCCAAAATAAACGGTAACCCGGCCACGATGATGCTTATCTACCAGGCTCCGGGCAGTAACGCCCTGGATACCGCCGAAGGCATTTATGCCGCGCTGGATGAGATGAAAAAATCTTTCCCGGCAGATGTGGATTACATTGTTTCTTTCGAGACCGTTTCGGTGGTGCAGGTGTCTATCAACGAAGTGGTAAAAACACTGGTAGAGGCGCTTATACTTGTAATTATAGTTGTATTCCTGTTTCTGCAGAGCTGGCGTGCCACGCTTATTCCGATACTTGCCATTCCGGTTTCTATTATCGGTACATTCGTGTTTTTCATCCCGCTCGGCTTTACCATCAATACGCTGACGCTTTTCGGTTTTGTTCTCTCGATAGGGATTGTGGTGGATGATGCCATTGTGGTAGTGGAGGCAGTGCAGCATTACATAGACCACGAAAGACTCTCGGCCAGAGAGGCGACCCGCAAAGCCATGAAGGATATTACAGCGCCGGTAATTGCTATTGCCCTTATCCTGGCTGCCGTGTTTATTCCGGTTGGTTTTATTCCGGGTATAGTTGGCCGTCTGTATCAGCAGTTTGCTATAACTATAGCTATCTCCGTGCTTATTTCGGCCTTTGTGGCGCTTACACTAACACCGGCACTTTGCTCCATTATGCTCAAGCCGATGAACGTGAACAAGAACTCCAGGGGTATAAACAAGTTCTTCTATACATTTAATAACTGGTTTGCCCGCACAACAGAATCCTATTCGGTGGGAGTTCGCAAAAGCATTAAAGCTACGCCGCTGGTTCTTATTCTTCTGGCATGTATTTATGTGGGTACTTTCGGGTTGTTTGCCTCTAAGCCTACAGGTTTTATTCCAACCGAGGATGAAGGCCGCTTTTTCGTGTCAATAGAGTTGCCGGAAGGTGCCTCTACCAGCAGAACATCGGCGATTCTTGCCGAGGTAGGAGAGCAGATGGCAACAGTTCCGGCCATCCGGAACTATACATCCATTGCCGGATTGAACGCCATTAACTTCTCTTTTAAGTCGAATAGCGGTACGTTCTTCGTGCAGTTACAGCCATGGGAAGACAGGCAGAAAGAAGCTGAAAAATTACAGGGGGTAATGGCCGAATTACAACAGAAGCTTGCCGGCATTAAAGAAGCGAATATCCTGGTGGTAGCGCCGCCCGCAATTCCTGGTCTGGGTGCTTCAGGAGGTTTCAGTTTTGTGTTGCAGCAACGAAAAGCCGGTGATGTAAAAGAACTGGAGCAGGTAATGGGGCAGTTCCTGGGAGCAGCCAACCAGCGTCCCGAAATTGCCATGGCCTATAGTTTCTTTACGGCTAAAACGCCGGGTTACCATGTAGATGTTGACCGTGAAAAAGCAAAGCGCCTTGGGGTAAATATTGCCGATGTGTACGCTACAATGTCGACGTATATGGGTAGCCGGTACGTAAACGACTTTACGCGCTACGGACGAAATTTCAGGGTAGTGGCCCAGGCTGATACGGCTTACAGAATGGACATTGAAAGCCTGAAGCAGTTTTATGTCATGAACCGCCAGGGCGAATCTGTGCCGCTCAGTGCACTGATAACGACTAAGGTTGTTGAAAACGCACCTGTAATATCACACTACAACCTGTTCAGGTCAGTAGATATAAACGGTAGCGCTGCGCCGGGCTATAGTTCGGGACAGGCCTTACAGGCCCTGGAAGAAGTGGCAGCCCAGGTATTGCCTGCTGGTTATGGTTACGAATTTACAGGCCTTAGCCGCGAAGAGCTGGCAGCTGGTAGCAGCACCGTCTACATCTTCTCGCTTTCTATTTTACTGGTACTGCTCTTGCTGGCTGCCCTTTACGAAAGCTGGTCTGTGCCATTCTCTATCCTGTTTGCGATTCCGCTGGGTATGTTTGGTGCTATACTTGCCTTAACCTTGCTTCCTAAACTGGATAACAACGTTTATGCGCAGGTTGGTATGATCACACTGATCGGTCTGGCAGCCAAGAACGCTATCCTTATAGTTGAGTTTGCCAAAGAACGGGTAGACCGGGGTATGGAACTGATAGAAGCAACGATAGAAGCTGTAAAACTGCGTCTCCGCCCTATTATCATGACCTCGCTTGCCTTTATTCTGGGGGTAGTTCCGTTGGCAACTGCTTCCGGTGCGGGTGCGGTATCACGCCAGACGATAGGTTGGGTTGTAATTGGTGGTATGCTAGCGGCAACGTTCCTGGCCATATTTGTGGTTCCGGTACTCTATGTTATTATTACCAGGTTAGCCTACGGTAAAAAAGGCCTTGCCGCATTACGGGCGCAGGCTGATAACAGACCAAATGAAGACGATGGCGGTGATCCGGCTTATGTTAATCCGCATCCGTAA